In Leishmania braziliensis MHOM/BR/75/M2904 complete genome, chromosome 23, one genomic interval encodes:
- a CDS encoding mitochondrial carrier protein-like protein — protein MLVHTEQPSLDGCVEGNGGISATTLPPAVTARHDIKPKSTMTDDAHGSRGSYHIDTLYADPEITLLASSVATTVTKSVLHPLDTLKCRVQLLRTDITPPTQPYQRYQCYPSQQPPGLLRTRLRQLRHQYTGQWTPGHLYGGLPVKLLFYVPYQATYVLSYNCMQRTLQGIDREGKDAAGHRTANYVWHTVAAAVFAEVVSAGLRVPMETMKMRIQSATAHGSFDALRQLWQQGFASCARLAVPQVLMHDIPYSIIQWVTYETLRPWTQQWKARLEEQRGGTELAATSSASKSFWALYGVELARTLLSGGLSGLLASVLTAPLDNIRARVVVATVRNRHLTVTDVVRDTYQREGMRGFVRGGGMRVLWVTTNMACYFPLFESVRSLLLWRENESRLTGASS, from the coding sequence ATGTTGGTGCACACAGAGCAGCCGTCTTTAGATGGCTGTGTGGAGGGGAACGGGGGCATATCCGccacgacgctgccgcctgcgGTCACTGCGCGGCATGATATCAAGCCCAAGTCCACGATGACGGATGACGCTCATGGTAGCCGTGGCAGCTACCATATCGACACGCTCTATGCGGACCCCGAAATAACACTCTTGGCCTCCTCTGTGGCCACGACAGTGACCAAGTCGGTGCTGCACCCTCTGGACACCCTCAAGTGCCgagtgcagctgctgcgcaccgaTATAACCCCGCCGACGCAGCCGTACCAACGTTACCAATGCTACCCCAGCCAGCAGCCACCTGGTCTGCTGCGCACTCGTCTGCGACAGCTGCGGCATCAATACACTGGTCAGTGGACACCAGGACACCTCTATGGCGGGCTGCCGGTGAAGCTTCTGTTCTACGTCCCCTATCAGGCCACGTATGTGTTGAGTTATAACTGTATGCAGCGTACACTGCAGGGAATTGatagagaggggaaggatgCGGCGGGTCATCGCACTGCAAACTACGTGTGGCACACTGTGGCCGCGGCGGTCTTCGCCGAGGTCGTGAGCGCCGGGCTGCGTGTGCCGATGGAGACCATGAAGATGCGCATTCAGTCTGCTACCGCCCACGGCTCTTTCGATGCACTGCGGCAGTTGTGGCAGCAAGGCTTCGCCTCCTGTGCGCGCCTCGCCGTGCCACAGGTGCTCATGCACGACATACCGTACTCGATCATTCAGTGGGTGACGTACGAGACCCTGCGGCCATGGACCCAGCAGTGGAAGGCACGCttggaggagcagagaggCGGCACGGAGCTGGCGGCGACATCGTCAGCGTCGAAGAGCTTCTGGGCTCTCTATGGCGTAGAGCTAGCGCGTACTCTTCTCTCTGGCGGCCTCAGCGGCCTCTTGGCGTCTGTGCTCACCGCGCCGCTGGATAACATCCGCGCCCGCGTCGTAGTGGCCACAGTACGGAATCGCCACCTGACGGTCACGGATGTGGTGCGAGACACTTATCAGCGCGAGGGCATGCGCGGCTTcgtgcgtggcggtggcatgCGTGTTCTGTGGGTCACAACGAACATGGCTTGCTACTTCCCTCTGTTCGAAAGTGTGCgctcgctgttgctgtggcgTGAAAATGAGAGCCGCCTCACCGGCGCGTCTTCGTGA